Part of the Marinifilum sp. JC120 genome, AGCCAAGCGCAACATTCTGGTCAACGCGGTCACCCCCGGGTTTATTGAAACGGACATGGTTGCTAAGCTTCCCGTAGACCAGATCAAACAACAGATTCCGCTGAAAAGACTGGGCACTCCTGAAGAAGTTGCCGGAGTGGTTTCATTTCTTTGCTCAGACAAGGCCAGCTACATCACCGGGCAGACCATCGCTGTGAACGGCGGCATTCACACCTAATTTCACGGAGAACATTCCTTGCACAAAGTGGCAATCACAGGAATCGGGGCCATTTCGGTTCTGGGCTCAGACCTTGAAACCATTGCAGACGCCCTCATGAACGGGCGATCCGGCATTGAAATTGATGAAAAACGGATCAAACTCGGCTTCGAAAGCCCGTTGACCGGGGTAATCAAAGATTTCAATCCCAAAGAATGGCTGGGCCGCAAGCAGCGCAAGACCATGCCCGATTTCGCGGTGCAGGCATACGCTGCTGCAAAGCAGGCCCTTAATCAATGCGGACTGACCGAAGAAGACCTGCACAATGATGAAAGCGGACTCATCTTCGGTTGCGATTCCAGCTGCATTGCCGCCCTTGATCAAGTGGAGTTGCTTAAGGAACGGGGCGAAACATCACTCATCGGCAGCGGCGCGGTTTTCCGTTCCATGACTTCCTGCGTAACCATGAATCTGAACACACTTTTCAAAACCCGTGGAGCGGCATGGACCATCAGTTCGGCCTGTTCCAGCGGCGGACATGCCGTGGGTCAGGCCGCAGGTCTCATTGCCATGGGACAGCAGGACCGGATTATTTGCGGCGGTGCGCAAGAACTTAACTGGCAATCCATGTGCAGCTTTGACGGGCTGGGAGCCTTCTCCACCGGCACCGAAAATCCCGCACAGGCCAGCCGCCCCTTTGACAAAAACCGTGACGGACTGGTGCCCAGCGGCGGTGCAGCAGCTATCATGCTGGAGCGTTACGATCTTGCTAAAGAACGCGGAGCCGACATTCTTGGCACAGTCAGCGGATACGGCTTTTCCTCGGATGGCGAGCATATTTCAGTTCCCGGCAGGAACGGACTGGCAAGGGCCGGAGCCAAAGCCATCAAACAGACCGGACTCACCCCGGCGGATATCGATTATATCTGCGCCCACGCCACAGCCACTCCGGCCGGTGACGGAGCAGAAGCCGCCAATATAAAAACTCTTTTCGGCGATAGCAGCCCACGCGTTTCATCCACCAAATCCATGACCGGACACGAACTATGGATGTCCGGGGCCAGCCAGGTGGTCTACACCACACTCATGAATCATTACGGCTTCACTGCGCCGAACATCAATTTCACGGCTGGCGACGAAGATACTTCCGGGCTGAATATCCTAACGGAAAAAGACAACCGTCCGCCGCAAAAAGCCCTGCTCAACTCCGCAGGTTTCGGCGGAACCAACTCCTGCCTTGTGCTTGAATTTTAATGCATAGCTACGATCAAATAGTTGTGGGCGCGGGAATTTCAGGCATGACCTCAGCCCTGCTGCTGGCAAAACAGGGACATAAAGTCGCGCTGGTGGAAGCCTTTCCTCTGCTCGGACCGACAGTGCGCGGCTTCAGCAGACAAGGAGTGCATTTCGAAACCGGAATCCATCTCATCGGCGGAATGGGTGATGGCGATCCGCTGGATATTTATTTCAAACATCTGGGTATCGGGGATGATCTGGTTAAAATCCCTTTTAATGAAGAAGGCTGCGATTGCTTCCGCTTTGAGAAAAGTAAACACGAAATCTGCCTGCCATACGGTTTTGAGCGGGTTTGCCAGACCCTGCACCAAGCCTTTCCCGCTGAAAAGCATGCAATTGATCAATATCTAAAGCGGATCAAAACAATTTTCGACTCCTCATCTTTTCTTAATTTCAAGCTGGATTTCAATCTGGAATCAGCAGCCCATGATGAAACAGAATCCCTGAAAAATTACCTTGATTCCATCAGCAACAATCAGGAACTAAAAGACCTGCTCAGCTGTCACGCCCTGCTTTACGGCACCCCGCCGGAACAGGCCATGCTATCCACCCACGCCCTTGTAGCCGGGTCATATTTCCGCTCCTCGCACACCATTGAAGGCGGAGGCAAAGCACTTGTTGATGCATACCAAAAGCAACTTAAAGCACATGAGGTTGATGTTTTCTGCAACAAAAAAGCAGTACGCATCAATTACGACAAAGATAAAAATTTCAAAAGCTTGCTTTTAGATGATGGAACCAAACTGCGTGGCAAAATCTGCATCTGGTCCGCGCATCCGGCTGCCATGCTGCGTTGTGTAGAAGAAGGAGCATTCCGCCCGATTTTCCGACGCAGGATCAATGAATTGCAGGAAACCGTTTCCGCACTGATCCTTTTCGGAATTGCAGAAACTCCCATCAAAGCTCTGCAAGGCCGCAACATCTACCTCTGGCCGGAATCAAATTACAATGAAGTTCTTTCCGGCAAAACTGAAATGGCCGACAACGCCATATTCCTTTCAGCCGGGCAAACCCTTGGCCGGGACGGAAAGCAGAGTGTAACCGCCATCATGCCCTACAGCTTTGATAAATTCAGCAAGTGGCAGGATTCCAAACTGACGACCAGACCGCAGGACTATCTTGATTTCAAAGCCGAAATTATGGCCGATTTTGAAAAACAAGTCCTTGCCCGCTGCCCGGAACTACGCGGACAAGTTGAATTCATAGACGCTGCAACCCCGCTGACCCTACGCGATTACTGTCATTCCCCTTACGGCAGCATGTACGGAGCGGCGCACACTATTTCACAATACAATCCCCTTCCAGCGACTAAGATAAAAGGGTTGCTTTTGGCCGGACAGTCCATCATCGCACCGGGTGTCATGGGAGCGGTGATTTCCGCCTACTTGACCTGCGGATTCATCTGCGGACACCAAAAGATACATGAGGAATTGAGATGCATATACAACGCGTAGTCATCACCGGAATGGGTGTGGTTTCCCCGCTGGGCAGTGGAGTTGAAGAACTCTGGAACGGTCTGCTTGAAGGTCGTTCCGGGATTACCCGGCTGGACGAACTTGACGGTATTAAGGGCTTACGTCCGCGCATCGGCGGACGAGTCCCGGAGGTAAAAATCAAATCCATTCCCCGCAAAGCCCGCCGGACCATGTCCAACATGTCTATTTTCGCAGCCCTTGCCGCCCTTGAAGCCATCGAGCAGGCCGGGATGAGTGAAGACATTTTGACTGGAGGACGGGCCGGACTTTCCGTGGGTTCCACCACCGGAAGCTCACAGGCCCTTGAGCAATTCTTCAAGCTCTACCTGCCGGAAAACTCCCTTGAAGCCATCCGCACCACTGAATTTTTCAAAATCATGAACCACAGCGCAGCCGCCAACCTTGCCCAATTTCTGGGAATCAGCGGACGGGTGATTGCGGCCTCTGCTGCCTGCTCCACCGGATGCCAGAACATCGGCCTTGCAGCAGAAGCCATTGCTCACGGCAAGCAGGATGTCATGCTCTGCGGTGGTACGGACGAACTCCATCCCCTGACCGTGGGTACCTTCGACATTATCGAAGCGGCTTCCACTTCCGGCGAAGATGATCCAACCACAGCATCCAAGCCTTTTGACGCAAAGCGGGACGGCATCGTTTGCTCTGAGGGTGCGGGCATACTGCTGCTGGAAAGCTATGATCATGCCAAGGCTCGCGAGGCTGAAATTCTTGCCGAAATCAGCGGGTTTTCATCTCTGTGTGATAGCGGAAACATGGCTTCCCCCAGCGCGGATGCCATTGCACGTTGCATGTCCGAAACATTGAATGATGCCGGAATTTCCGAAACAGATATTGATTACGTGAATGCCCATGCCACCGGGACCTTACAGGGTGATGCATCTGAAGCGCAGGCAGTGGAAACCCTGCTCGGATCAACTCCCCCGGTAAGCAGCTTGAAAGGTCATCTGGGGCACACCATGGCTGCCAGCGGGGCCATTGAAACCATCGCCACAGTGCGCATGATGCAAGAAAATACTATCATTCCCACTGCAAATCTGACTAATCCTGCTGAAGAATGTTCTGCGATAAACAACGCCTTGCATTTGCAGACAAGACCAATTACATATGCGCTGAAAAATAATTTCGCCCTTGGCGGTATAAATACATCGCTGGTTTTGAGGAGATCATAATGACTGATGAAGAAATAATAAAAAAAATCAACTCCGCTCTGGCTGAGGAATTCGAGCTGGAACTGGACGAAATGGTCCCTGAAGCGGTCTTCAAAGACGACCTTGATCTCGACAGCCTTGATGCTGTGGACATGGTTATCGTTCTGGAGCAGGAATTCGGGATAAAAATCAAGAAAGACGAAGCCTTCAAGGCCATCCGCACCCTTGGGGATCTGCACAATTTTATTCTCAGCAAGAAATCTGAAGCAGCGTAAAAGCTGCTTCGGTACTCCGTGCTCCGCACTCTTTCCGCCATGCCCGCATTTCTCAAACTTATCTGGATCAACGCCGGGATTTATCTAAGCGTCATTCTCTGGACCCTTATCGGGGTCATCATTTCGCCGCTCTTCTACCTGTTCTTTACCCGTATCCTGAAATGGAAAAAGCCGGAAACCCTGCGAAAAATGATCTGGTACTACGGATGGACCAGCTCAAAATTGATGTCCCTGTTCGTTGACATTAAATGGCCGAAGCAGCGGAAGCTGCCACCCCAGTGCATCATCGTTACCAACCACGAATCCTTTTTCGATCCCTATCTGGTTTCCTTTCAGCCACAGCGCAACATCTGCATGGCCGTGCGCAACTGGCCGTTTAAAATCCCTTTTTACGGATTTTATATGCGTTTGGCTGGCTACATAAATGTTGAGACCGATAATCTGGATGCCATCATCAAGCAGGCTGAAAGTGCAAAAAATGACGGCGCCACACTCATGTTCTTTCCCGAAGGAACCCGGAGCAAAGACGGCAGGCTGAACCGCTTTCATTCCGGTCCTTTTCACATAGCCATGCAAACCGGGCTTCCGGTGGTTCCACTATGCATGAACGGTACACATAGCATGCTGCCACGCGGGCACATGCTCATCCGCCCTGCAAAGGTACGGGGCAAAATACTGCCTCCCATTTACCCGGAGCAGTTCGAAAACATGCACAATGCGCATATTGAATTGCGCCGAGCGGTCAAAAAAACTATGGTTGCCTGCATTCAGGAAATGAATCAGGAAGTGTAACAGTAATTTCACAAATTTAACTTTTCAAGATGAGGACGCTACAAATGAAAAAACTTCGTATTGTTGCTTTTGTACTGGTTGCCTGCGCACTTTTTCTCGGCGGATGCAGAACCGCTCCCATCCAGAATATCGAAATGGCTCCGATTGTTTCCACCAGCCAGCAGGCCCGTTCTATGGAAAGTGTGAAAAATGCCATCATCAAAGGTGGATATGACCGTGGCTGGCAGATGAGCGATATGGCCCCCGGACACCTTGTAGCCACCCTGAATATCCGCTCCCATCAGGCTGTTGTAGACATCACCTACACCCCTGAAACATATAGCATTAACTACAAAGACAGCACCAATTTGAAGCACAAGGGCAACGTGATCCACAGCAACTACAATGCCTGGATCAAAAACCTCGCCAACTCCATCAACCGCGAACTGGGCCAGCTGCAATAATATGAATTCCAACCGTTGCTGGGGCAGTCCCTTTACCGGGCCTGAAATTGAAGACGCCCTTAAGAATAAGCAACTGCTGACCGCAGAGCTTGAACTCAGCAGAGTTTGTGACCTGCGCTGCATCTATTGCTATGCCTCATCCGGGGAAAAGCTCAATAATGAGCTAAGCTTTGATGAGATCATCGACGCAGTTAAGCAGTGCCAAAACCTCGGCGCGCGCAAGATAATCATCCTCGGCGGGGGGGAGCCTATGCTCTACCCCCGCATTATGGATGCTATCCGTTATATTCACTCCTTGGGACTTGAAATAGAACTGTTCAGCAACGGAACCCGGATCACACCGGAAATCGCAGCTGAATTGTATTCACTTAAAGTAGAACCTGTGATCAAGTTTAACAGCCTTGATCCGCAGGTGCAGGATCTGCTGGCAGGTAAAAAGGATGCTCATAAGGCCATCCGCCAAGGACTAAATAACCTCCTTGAAGCTGGATATGCCAATGGCGATGTTCCCATGGGCGCGCAGACCATCATCTGCCGCCAGAATTGTGATGAAATCCCGGAAATGTGGCGCTGGCTACGCACCCGCAAAATCATCCCCTATTTCGAGACCATCACCGATCAGGGCCGAGCCAAGGATCATGTAGAACTGGCCCTTAGCCCGGAAAGAATCGAAACATTGTTCAACGAGCTTTCGCGCATTGACCGCGAAGAATTCGGGGTTATCTGGGAACCGAAGCCTCCGGTTGCTGCATTTTCCTGCAAACGCCATTTTTATTCCTGCACCATCACCACTACCGGAGAAGTTATTCCTTGTCCGGGGGTGGACATTTCTGCGGGCAATATCCGGCTTGATACACTTGAAAATATCATTTCGCAGAGTGAAGTATTCCACAATCTGCGCAATATCCGCCAGACCGTTACCGGGCCCTGCCGAACCTGTGAACTGGGCGATGAATGCTACGGCTGCAGGGGCATGGCCCATCACCTGAACGGTGATTACCTTTCATCCGACCCGCTCTGCTGGCGCACTTAATTTCGGAGTTTTCTTTTATGAACCTTCCCGCACAGGCTGAAAAACTGTTGCCCCATCGTGGGCAGATGTTGCTTATCGACAGTGTGCTCACTGCCGAAGAAGGAGCCGGAACCGCACAGGCTGATCTTTCCACGCAATCCATTTCCATGGGAACGGACGGCAACTTATTGCCTCCCTTTTACATAGAACTGGTGGCTCAAGCCTACGCTGCCGTATGCGGCTACCATCTCCAGTCCCTCGGCCAGCCAGTACCCGAAGGCTATCTCGTGGGAGTACAAAAATTTCAGCTAACCCCAGAAGCAGCCAACACAAACTGGACCAGCAACGAACTGCTGATAAGTGTCCAGACCGTTGGTGATTTTGATGGATTCGCAGTGGTGGAAGGCACGGTCAGCCGTGAAGGAAAAATTATGGCTGAGGGTAGAATCAAACTATTTGTGCCACAGGATGAAACCATGACCGAGCTTGTGGCGCAAGCCAAAGCCGGGGAGAATGTTGCCTCATGGCAGCTTTAAAAAAAGCACTCCTGCTGACTTTTCTGCTGCTCCTGCTCTCAACGGGTAGTGTTTTAGCGGACAAACAGGCTGATTTTCTGGAAGACCTGCAAGCCCGCTCTAAATCCATCAGCAGCATCAGCAGCGATTTTACCCAGCAGAGCCACATCGCTCTTTTCGCTGATGTAATTGAATCAAAAGGTAAATTCTGCTTTGCCCGCCCGGACAATCTGCGCTGGGAATACAACCAGCCATTTATTTCCGGCTTCCTGCTCAAGGGGCAGGAAGGTTTAAAATGGGACGGTGCAGCTGAGAAACCCGCCCCGTTCAACACGGAAACTTCCCCGGAAATGGCTATCATTTCGGAACAGATTCTGGCTTGGACGACCATGAATATTCCGTGGCTGCAATCCCTGTACACCATAAAGGTCACCAATTTTTCCCCCGCAGTGATGGAGCTGACTCCCAAATCAAGCAAGGCAAAACAGTTCCTGAGTTTGATACGCATCTTTTTTTCCCCGGAAGCAACCCACCTTGAAGGCATTGAACTGCATGAACCGGGCGGAGATTACACAAAAATAACTTTTTCCAATGTGCTGCTTAATCAAAACTTAGCCCAAGACATCTTCTTGAAAGAATAAAAATGCATCCCAACAAGACGCATAACCCAACTATTGCAGACAGAAAAACTCAATTTAAAAGCGCGCTGATTCTGATCGTTTTTCTGCTATTCTGCGCCATTCCTCTGCTCTCAGTAACTTTCTCCGAAGACATCTCCGCCATGCTTCCCAGCGGGAAAGATGGCGAAATAAGCCGCGACTTTGCACTACTTCAGAAGGCCCCCCTTAGTGGGAAACTTCTCATATCAATTGCCAGCGAGAACATTAAAGAGGAAAAACTTGGGCAAATTGCCGACAGCATGGCCCGCAAAATGGACTCGCCGCTACTCGCAATTCAGGATATTTCAGACATTAACCCGCAAAGTGTGATCGATTTCCTGCTCCAAAACGGTCCGAACCTTACGACTCAAAATGATCTCGAAAAATTACAGACACACACAGACAGCAAAACAATAAAAACAAATTTAAGCGATGCAAAGAAGCTGCTCATTTCCCCGGCAGGACTTGGCATGCGAGCTATTGTAGCAGCAGATCCGCTTAATTTACGCTCAATATACCTTCAAAAGATTGCCCCGTTGCAGAACCTGCCCCGCTTAAAAATTCAGGGCGGGCACTATTATGTTTCGGGTAAAAATGCGGTTTTGCTCATTGCAAAATCAAACATTCCCATAACCGATTCCAAAAACGGAGCCAGACTTTTGGACCGTTTTCAAAAGATAAAACAGACCGTTTTGAAGGAAAACCACAGACCTGAAACGGACATTGCCATCGAAGTTTTGAGCGGCCATTGCTATACAACCGCTAATGCTGCGATCATTAAACAAGACATTCTGACCGTCTCCATTATTTCTTTCTGCGCACTGGCCATACTTTTTTTCTTTGCATTCCGAAACAAAGGAGCCTTATGCGTCTTTCTGGCCCCGGGCATAGCCATCATGGCCGGATTGGGGACAACGGCCTTTGTCTACCGGGAGATGTCCGCAATTGTTATCGGCTTCGGGGCGGTACTCATGGGCATTTCCATCGACTTTGCGGTGCACACCTACTTCGCCTTGGCCGAAAGCCCGCAAGATAAAGCCGGGGCGCTGCGCAGAGTCAGCAAACCCGTTCTTTTCGGAGCCGCAACCTCCTGCGCTTCTTTTACCGCCCTGTATATTTCCGGCATTCCGGGCATTAAACAGCTCTCAATTTTCTCCGTTGCCGGAATAGTCGCAGCCTGCATGTACGCCCTGTTGTTCATCCCCCGGCTCTGTAATTCATTTCCGGTTGCGGACAAAAACAAACATTCCTTTCAAATAAAAGGAAACAAAACAGTCACCCTTTGCGCTGCATTGTTCATACTTACAGCTTCAATTGCAGGTGCTTTCAGCAATAATTTTGATACCGAGCTTAAAAATCTTGGCTATATCTCAAACGAAATTTCCAATGCGGAAAAGCATTTTCAAGAAAAATGGGGCAAGATGCGCGCCCAATCCATGCTCTTTGCTTCCGGCAAAACCATGGACGAAGCCCTACATAAAAACGAAAATGCATGGGCAGACATCAAACAAAACCTTGCAGAGATCAAAGCAGTCAGCATTGCCCCGGCACTTCCCGCCGCAGCAACCATTGCAAATAACCAAGCCCGCTGGTCCCATTTCTGGAACACCAAAATAGAGCAAACAGAACTTTCGGTTCGAGAATTCAGCGAAGAAATAGGCTTTGCCCCCAAAGCATTCGGTCCGGCAATGAACCGTATTTCAGGCGCTCCTCCGATTCTTAATGCTCAAACATTTCAAAGCGGTCCTTTGGGAGTTGTTGCAGAAATGTTCATCCCTCCCAGTAATATAGGCGAAGAAAAGCTGCTCATGACTCTGCTTCAGGATAATGAGCAAGTGAATGAATATTACACGCCGCAAAAAGAAAATGAGCTTGGGGTGCGTCTTGTTTCGCAATCCCGTTTCAAATCCACGCTGGAACATGAAATGGAACGGGACATCATTAAATTCATCACCTGCTCCGGCATTCTGGTGATCGTGCTAATCTTCGGACTGTTCCGCAACATTCGCCGGGCAGTACTGGCCCTTTTCCCAGCGGTATTCGGTGTAGCTGTAACCTTCGGGCTACTGGGGATGCTGCAAATTCCGCTGAATATTTTTCACATCGTGGCTTTACCGCTTGTCATCGGCCTTGGAGCCGATTACGGAATATTCATGGTTTTTCAGGAAATAAGAATACCCTCACTATGGACCGTCAAAGCGGTCAAAATTTCTGGCCTGACCACGCTGGCGGGTTTCGGGGTTCTTGTTTTTGCCAAGCATCCTTCACTGCATTCACTTGGAAGTACGGTGTTCATTGGAATCACTGCGGCCCTGTGCTGTGCAGTTTTCGTGCTCCCGCATCTGCTGCGCTTAGAAGGGGATAACCATGCACAGGTTTAAAATATTACTGCCTCTGCTGGCCCTGCTTTTTTTTGCAGGCTGCTCAACACACAGCGCAAACTCTCCTGTGCAGAGCAAGACTTCATCCACCTATTTGCTGCAACATTCCGGGGTTCTCTCTATTGCAGGCAAGCGCATGCCCCTGCGCGGCATGCTGCAACTCAATCCCGAGCAGAAAACAGCCCGAGTGGTCATGCTCAATGAAATGGGCATGAA contains:
- a CDS encoding radical SAM protein; this translates as MNSNRCWGSPFTGPEIEDALKNKQLLTAELELSRVCDLRCIYCYASSGEKLNNELSFDEIIDAVKQCQNLGARKIIILGGGEPMLYPRIMDAIRYIHSLGLEIELFSNGTRITPEIAAELYSLKVEPVIKFNSLDPQVQDLLAGKKDAHKAIRQGLNNLLEAGYANGDVPMGAQTIICRQNCDEIPEMWRWLRTRKIIPYFETITDQGRAKDHVELALSPERIETLFNELSRIDREEFGVIWEPKPPVAAFSCKRHFYSCTITTTGEVIPCPGVDISAGNIRLDTLENIISQSEVFHNLRNIRQTVTGPCRTCELGDECYGCRGMAHHLNGDYLSSDPLCWRT
- a CDS encoding outer membrane lipoprotein carrier protein LolA; its protein translation is MAALKKALLLTFLLLLLSTGSVLADKQADFLEDLQARSKSISSISSDFTQQSHIALFADVIESKGKFCFARPDNLRWEYNQPFISGFLLKGQEGLKWDGAAEKPAPFNTETSPEMAIISEQILAWTTMNIPWLQSLYTIKVTNFSPAVMELTPKSSKAKQFLSLIRIFFSPEATHLEGIELHEPGGDYTKITFSNVLLNQNLAQDIFLKE
- a CDS encoding 1-acyl-sn-glycerol-3-phosphate acyltransferase, whose translation is MPAFLKLIWINAGIYLSVILWTLIGVIISPLFYLFFTRILKWKKPETLRKMIWYYGWTSSKLMSLFVDIKWPKQRKLPPQCIIVTNHESFFDPYLVSFQPQRNICMAVRNWPFKIPFYGFYMRLAGYINVETDNLDAIIKQAESAKNDGATLMFFPEGTRSKDGRLNRFHSGPFHIAMQTGLPVVPLCMNGTHSMLPRGHMLIRPAKVRGKILPPIYPEQFENMHNAHIELRRAVKKTMVACIQEMNQEV
- a CDS encoding transporter, with amino-acid sequence MHPNKTHNPTIADRKTQFKSALILIVFLLFCAIPLLSVTFSEDISAMLPSGKDGEISRDFALLQKAPLSGKLLISIASENIKEEKLGQIADSMARKMDSPLLAIQDISDINPQSVIDFLLQNGPNLTTQNDLEKLQTHTDSKTIKTNLSDAKKLLISPAGLGMRAIVAADPLNLRSIYLQKIAPLQNLPRLKIQGGHYYVSGKNAVLLIAKSNIPITDSKNGARLLDRFQKIKQTVLKENHRPETDIAIEVLSGHCYTTANAAIIKQDILTVSIISFCALAILFFFAFRNKGALCVFLAPGIAIMAGLGTTAFVYREMSAIVIGFGAVLMGISIDFAVHTYFALAESPQDKAGALRRVSKPVLFGAATSCASFTALYISGIPGIKQLSIFSVAGIVAACMYALLFIPRLCNSFPVADKNKHSFQIKGNKTVTLCAALFILTASIAGAFSNNFDTELKNLGYISNEISNAEKHFQEKWGKMRAQSMLFASGKTMDEALHKNENAWADIKQNLAEIKAVSIAPALPAAATIANNQARWSHFWNTKIEQTELSVREFSEEIGFAPKAFGPAMNRISGAPPILNAQTFQSGPLGVVAEMFIPPSNIGEEKLLMTLLQDNEQVNEYYTPQKENELGVRLVSQSRFKSTLEHEMERDIIKFITCSGILVIVLIFGLFRNIRRAVLALFPAVFGVAVTFGLLGMLQIPLNIFHIVALPLVIGLGADYGIFMVFQEIRIPSLWTVKAVKISGLTTLAGFGVLVFAKHPSLHSLGSTVFIGITAALCCAVFVLPHLLRLEGDNHAQV
- a CDS encoding NAD(P)/FAD-dependent oxidoreductase, which produces MHSYDQIVVGAGISGMTSALLLAKQGHKVALVEAFPLLGPTVRGFSRQGVHFETGIHLIGGMGDGDPLDIYFKHLGIGDDLVKIPFNEEGCDCFRFEKSKHEICLPYGFERVCQTLHQAFPAEKHAIDQYLKRIKTIFDSSSFLNFKLDFNLESAAHDETESLKNYLDSISNNQELKDLLSCHALLYGTPPEQAMLSTHALVAGSYFRSSHTIEGGGKALVDAYQKQLKAHEVDVFCNKKAVRINYDKDKNFKSLLLDDGTKLRGKICIWSAHPAAMLRCVEEGAFRPIFRRRINELQETVSALILFGIAETPIKALQGRNIYLWPESNYNEVLSGKTEMADNAIFLSAGQTLGRDGKQSVTAIMPYSFDKFSKWQDSKLTTRPQDYLDFKAEIMADFEKQVLARCPELRGQVEFIDAATPLTLRDYCHSPYGSMYGAAHTISQYNPLPATKIKGLLLAGQSIIAPGVMGAVISAYLTCGFICGHQKIHEELRCIYNA
- a CDS encoding beta-ketoacyl-[acyl-carrier-protein] synthase family protein, with product MHKVAITGIGAISVLGSDLETIADALMNGRSGIEIDEKRIKLGFESPLTGVIKDFNPKEWLGRKQRKTMPDFAVQAYAAAKQALNQCGLTEEDLHNDESGLIFGCDSSCIAALDQVELLKERGETSLIGSGAVFRSMTSCVTMNLNTLFKTRGAAWTISSACSSGGHAVGQAAGLIAMGQQDRIICGGAQELNWQSMCSFDGLGAFSTGTENPAQASRPFDKNRDGLVPSGGAAAIMLERYDLAKERGADILGTVSGYGFSSDGEHISVPGRNGLARAGAKAIKQTGLTPADIDYICAHATATPAGDGAEAANIKTLFGDSSPRVSSTKSMTGHELWMSGASQVVYTTLMNHYGFTAPNINFTAGDEDTSGLNILTEKDNRPPQKALLNSAGFGGTNSCLVLEF
- a CDS encoding 3-hydroxylacyl-ACP dehydratase gives rise to the protein MNLPAQAEKLLPHRGQMLLIDSVLTAEEGAGTAQADLSTQSISMGTDGNLLPPFYIELVAQAYAAVCGYHLQSLGQPVPEGYLVGVQKFQLTPEAANTNWTSNELLISVQTVGDFDGFAVVEGTVSREGKIMAEGRIKLFVPQDETMTELVAQAKAGENVASWQL
- a CDS encoding acyl carrier protein, whose amino-acid sequence is MTDEEIIKKINSALAEEFELELDEMVPEAVFKDDLDLDSLDAVDMVIVLEQEFGIKIKKDEAFKAIRTLGDLHNFILSKKSEAA
- a CDS encoding beta-ketoacyl-[acyl-carrier-protein] synthase family protein, producing MHIQRVVITGMGVVSPLGSGVEELWNGLLEGRSGITRLDELDGIKGLRPRIGGRVPEVKIKSIPRKARRTMSNMSIFAALAALEAIEQAGMSEDILTGGRAGLSVGSTTGSSQALEQFFKLYLPENSLEAIRTTEFFKIMNHSAAANLAQFLGISGRVIAASAACSTGCQNIGLAAEAIAHGKQDVMLCGGTDELHPLTVGTFDIIEAASTSGEDDPTTASKPFDAKRDGIVCSEGAGILLLESYDHAKAREAEILAEISGFSSLCDSGNMASPSADAIARCMSETLNDAGISETDIDYVNAHATGTLQGDASEAQAVETLLGSTPPVSSLKGHLGHTMAASGAIETIATVRMMQENTIIPTANLTNPAEECSAINNALHLQTRPITYALKNNFALGGINTSLVLRRS